In Dermacentor silvarum isolate Dsil-2018 chromosome 2, BIME_Dsil_1.4, whole genome shotgun sequence, the following proteins share a genomic window:
- the LOC119442157 gene encoding RING-box protein 2-like, translating to MADEDDIDKDGDNNGQKPDKMFVLKKWNAVAMWSWDVECDTCAICRVQVMDACLRCQHENKQDDCVVVWGECNHSFHNCCMSLWVKKNNRCPLCQQDWIVQRIGK from the exons ATGGCAGACGAAGATGACATCGACAAGGATGGAGATAATAACGGGCAAAAACCGGATAAAATGTTCGTTCTCAAAAAATGGAACGCCGTGGCTATGTGGAGCTGGGACGTAGAATGTGACACTTGCGCCATATGTCGCGTTCAAGTCATGG ATGCCTGTTTGCGATGTCAACACGAAAACAAGCAGGACGATTGTGTCG tggTGTGGGGTGAGTGTAACCACTCTTTCCACAATTGCTGCATGTCCCTGTGGGTCAAGAAGAACAACCGGTGTCCTCTGTGCCAGCAAGATTGGATTGTGCAGCGCATTGGAAAGTGA
- the LOC119442156 gene encoding SPRY domain-containing protein 7-like, translated as MATCFGCIRRCFNAGGFSASSSQGNRLPTVVLDMLHMGQDVVIVKNGQRICGSGAALANAPLVQNKSYFEVKVQQAGLWGVGVATQKTDLNRVPLGQDLESCVLTSEGTVVCNKEVLHKLQQTVQEGDVIGITYDHLELNFYLNGTDLHIPVTGVKGEVFPVLYVDDGAILDAVFSSFFHTPPQGFEQIMVEQSLL; from the exons ATGGCAACTTGTTTCGGTTGTATCCGCCGGTGTTTCAACGCCGGCGGTTTCAGCGCCAGCAGTTCCCAGGGAAACCGCCTACCTACGGTGGTTCTGGACATGCTTCATATGG GCCAGGATGTCGTAATCGTAAAGAATGGACAAAGGATCTGCGGAAGTGGTGCAGCACTAGCTAATGCCCCTCTAGTTCAAAACAAGTCCTATTTTGAAGTCAAGGTACAACAGGCAG GCCTGTGGGGTGTGGGAGTGGCCACGCAAAAAACAGACCTGAACAGGGTGCCACTTGGACAAGATCTGGAGAGCTGTGTCCTCACTAGTGAGGGCACTGTGGTGTGTAACAAAGAAGTGCTCCACAAGCTCCAGCAGACAGTACAAGAAGGTGACGTCATA GGCATCACGTATGACCACCTGGAGCTGAACTTTTACCTGAATGGAACAGATTTACATATCCCTGTGACAGGTGTCAAAGGAGAAGTTTTTCCTGTTCTTTATG TCGACGACGGAGCCATCTTGGATGCGGTGTTCTCTTCTTTCTTCCACACTCCACCCCAGGGCTTTGAGCAAATTATGGTGGAACAGTCCTTACTGTGA
- the LOC125943224 gene encoding trichohyalin-like yields the protein MAPPRIVRTPSEEQERRFRCAEARRARIRALTEEQRANVRAMNAAAQRRRRQRPEVRAQEAAERVRRREEIKREAEEKRKRQQNAAARARDAAAHREDAAVLEQEVEARPQQFTAVFVNAEVQHERRQDAAVREQEVDEKLRHRQCAAVRVKTEAQDEWRQDAVRDQDSDAHHERRQDAAVLDSEARQRQRDLVLCAQEAEAHHKRCQDAALLKQKLEARLKHRQCSTVRVNIEAHHKRRQDAAMWEQETEERQRQQNHAVRAQDAEAHREWSKSAAVRDQKAGESQKWCKQVAVWWEQEAEAHRAWRHDMALWEQVAEGRHEWHQDAAALEQEAERQCSAVLVQQTKAHCERQLEAAGREQQAEERRQRRQDRVVRAQEAEAHCKRRQCPSVREHDARSKQRRRMVESLQRLYAVICATSSRGTTDLQSITQCKCIGS from the coding sequence ATGGCGCCTCCGCGTATCGTGCGAACGCCATCCGAGGAGCAGGAGCGGAGGTTTCGTTGTGCCGAAGCGAGACGCGCCCGCATACGTGCCCTGACCGAGGAACAACGTGCCAATGTGCGCGCGATGAACGCTGCAGCGCAACGGCGGAGGCGCCAAAGACCCGAAGTGCGGGCACAAGAGGCCGCAGAACGCGTACGACGTAGAGAAGAGATCAAACGGGAGGCAGAGGAAAAACGAAAACGCCAACAAAACGCTGCAGCGCGTGCGCGGGATGCTGCAGCACATCGCGAAGACGCGGCAGTGTTGGAACAGGAGGTAGAGGCAAGACCACAGCAGTTCACTGCAGTGTTTGTGAACGCCGAAGTGCAGCACGAACGGCGCCAAGATGCGGCGGTGCGGGAACAGGAGGTAGATGAAAAGCTGCGACATCGACAGTGCGCTGCAGTGCGTGTGAAAACCGAAGCACAGGACGAATGGCGTCAAGACGCAGTGCGGGATCAGGATAGTGATGCACATCACGAACGTCGCCAAGACGCGGCAGTGCTGGACTCGGAGGCAAGGCAACGTCAACGAGACCTTGTACTGTGTGCGCAAGAGGCTGAAGCACATCACAAACGGTGCCAAGACGCAGCTTTACTGAAACAGAAGTTGGAGGCTAGGCTAAAACATCGGCAGTGCAGCACAGTGCGTGTGAATATCGAAGCACATCACAAACGGCGCCAAGACGCTGCAATGTGGGAACAGGAGACAGAGGAGAGGCAACGTCAACAAAACCATGCAGTACGTGCGCAAGATGCAGAAGCACATCGCGAATGGTCCAAAAGCGCGGCAGTGCGGGATCAGAAGGCTGGAGAAAGCCAGAAATGGTGTAAACAGGTTGCAGTGTGGTGGGAGCAGGAGGCCGAAGCACATCGTGCATGGCGCCACGACATGGCATTGTGGGAACAGGTGGCCGAAGGACGTCATGAATGGCACCAAGACGCGGCAGCGCTGGAACAAGAGGCAGAGCGACAGTGCAGCGCAGTGCTTGTGCAGCAGACCAAGGCACATTGTGAACGGCAGCTAGAGGCGGCAGGGCGGGAGCAACAGGCAGAGGAaaggcgacaacgccgacaagaccgtGTAGTACGTGCGCAAGAGGCCGAAGCACATTGCAAACGGCGTCAATGCCCTTCAGTGCGTGAACATGACGCGCGCTCAAAACAACGACGGCGCATGGTGGAGAGCCTGCAGCGGCTATACGCTGTTATATGTGCTACCAGCAGTCGTGGCACAACAGACCTACAGAGCATTACACAGTGCAAGTGCATTGGAAGTTGA